The segment ATACAAAACCTTTCCTAAGATGGGCAGGAGGAAAAAGATGGTTGACAAAATCTATCTTGGACTTTATTCCTGAAAGTTTTAATAATTATCACGAACCATTTATTGGAGGGGGATCGATTTTTCTATTTCTGAAAAATCAAGGATTAATAAAAGGAACATCTTATATATCAGATTTTAACGAAGATTTAATCAATGCTTACTCTGTAATTAGAGAAAACCCTGAGAAAATAATATCAAAATTAAAAACTTATAAGAATGATAAGGAATTTTATTATAAAATTCGTAGCCAAAAACCAAGAAGTCAAGTTAGTAAAGCCGTTCGATTTATTTATTTGAACAAAACATCATATAATGGTATTTATAGAGTAAATAACAAAGGGGAATATAATGTTCCATTTGGATATAGAAAAGGTGAAAACCTATTCGGTTTTCCAAATCTACTTAATTTAAGTAAACTGTTAAATGACAATGTATTACTTAAAAATGGAGATTTTGATTTAGTTAAGAAAAATATCAGAGCAAATGATTTGATTTTCTTAGATCCCCCTTATACTGTTGCTCACGAAAATAATGGTTTTATACAATACAATCAATCAATTTTCAAATGGGAAGATCAAGAACGACTTGCAGAATTATTAAAATATATTAACTCAAAAAATGCTTTTTATATATTAACAAATGCATCACACAATAGTATTGATGAGCTTTTTAAGAATATTGGAAAAAAGCATATTGTTCAAAGACATAGCACTATTGGGGGAAAAGGAGCTTCAAGAAATAGAGTTAATGAATTCATCTTTACAAATATTTAGAATATGAACGAAGAAACGAGGATACAATTATTAAGTAAATTAATTACAGAAAAAGATATTAAATCAAGCCTTAGACTGAGAAAAAACTCTTTTAATTTTGATAGCTTACCAATAAATGCGAAAAAATTACTTGAAAATAAAATTAAAGATGGCTGGGAAGTTGATAGAGAATACAAAACAAAAATCAGAATTAAAAAACAAAAATCACAAGATGTTTTTTTTGAAGATAAAGTTTGGCAACTTTTTGCATCTCTTGGTTTTAATTTATTAAACAAGGATAGAAACCTTCATTTGCCATACGATAGGAAAAATTTAAAATTAACAAAACAAATTGATGTATTTGCAAAAGACAAAGAAACTATCCTAATAGTTGAGTGTAAATCAGCAGTTTCAAATAAAAAGGGAGATTTTAAAGACGAACTTGAAGCAATGAAAGGAACAATCGGAGGTCTTGTTCAAACTATTAAAGATTTGTTTCCTAATGAAAAACTTAAATTTAAGTACATTTTTGCAACTCAAAATTACGCATTAAGCAAACACGATATTGAAAGATTAGATATACTTAATGGTGTTCATTTTGACGAAGATGCTATCGAATATTACTTGAACTTATATAAACAATTAGGCTTGGCAACTCGATATCAACTTTTAGGTTCTTTATTTTATGGACAGGAAATACCTGAAATTGATAATCTTGTTCCTGCAATAAGAGGTAAAATGGGCGGACATACATATTATTCTTTTTCGATAGAACCTGAGAAATTATTAAAAATAGGTTATGTTTTACATAGGAATAAGGCTAACATAAATATGATGCCAACCTATCAGAGACTAATCAAAAAATCAAGATTAAAATCAGTTCAAAAATTTATTGACGAACAAAAAGGATATTTTCCAAATTCTATTGTAATCAGTATTGATAGTGGTGGTCGTAGATTAAACTTTGATAAAGCAAATACACAAGTAAATTCTACAATCTCAGATGTTGGTATTTTACATTTGCCTAAGAAATATAGGTCTGCATATATAATTGATGGACAACATCGTTTGTATGGTTATGCAGAAACAGAATACAAAATAAAAAATACTATACCTGTTGTTGCATTTGTTGATTTAGATAGAAGTGAACAAGTTAAATTGTTTATGGAAATTAATGAAAATCAAAAATCTGTTTCAAAAAATCTTAGATTAACATTAAATTCAGATCTGTTATGGACTTCCAGCAATCTAATGGAACAACAAAAAGCACTTAGTTCAAGAATTGCAATATATCTTGGTGAAACAAGATTATCACCTCTTTTTAATAAAATATCAATAGGAGAAGATAAAAAAATAATAACATCAGAAACAATTGTCAATTCTCTTAAAAAAGGATCGTTTTTAGGAAAAGTTTCAAAAAGCAAGATTGAAAAGTTAGGAACGTTCTATAATGGAGATATAGACAATACTTTTGAAAGTTTACGCAAATACCTATTACTTTCTTTTGATTATTTAAGAGAAAACTTAGAGGTTTTGTGGGAGGAGAAAGACAATATAATAATCATTAACAAAGGAATATATGCAGTAACTCGATTATTAAGTGATATTGTAGACCATTTATTAAACGAAAAGATTATTGACGAAAAATCAAAGCCACAAGATATTTTTAATGAAACTAAACATTATTTAGATCCAATAATAAATTTTTATAAGAATATTAGTGATGAAGTTACAGAGAATCTAAAAAGTTCATATGGGGCAGGTGGAGATATTAAGTATTGGAGGACATTGCAAAAAGCAGTAAGTGATAAACTAGCTGATTTTAAACCAATTGGTCTTGAAGAGTATTTGTTAAAAGAGAAAAAAGAGTTTAATACAGAAGCGTTTGAAATAATTAGAGAAATTGAAATATATTTTAATAATGACTTTAAGGAGAAGTTATTTAGCAAATTTGAAGAAGAATGGTTTGACAATGGTGTTCCTCCAAAAATACAAGACCTAGCAGTTGTTATGGCACAGCAAAAGAAGAGGGAGACAGGCAAAAAAGTTGAACCCTGGAATTGTTTGCATATAATAGATTACCGAGAAATTGCAATTAAAAATTGGAGAGATTTATTTGAAAAACCATACACAAGACCAAATGAAAAAAGTGGTAGTAAAGAGGCCAAAACAAAGTGGATGGTAGAACTTAATCGTTTACGAAATCAGAATTTTCATTCTTACTATGTTACGAAAGAAGAAATTGACTTTTTGAGAGAAATAATAAAATGGTTAAATAATAAAAACGAAGCCTAATATTTAAGAATATAAAAACAGCGAGAAACTACTGAGCCCGACTTCCCATTGAAAAATCAGGCTTGAACTAAGCCTAAGCCAATGTTTCTTCAATAAGTCAAACAAATATCACCAATAAATAAAATTCCTTTCAAACAAAAAGCAGTTTTGTAATTTCTATCAGAGGAAATATATTAAAACGAAGTTTGTCCACTTATGAAAAATGACTGTACATATTCGGACGCTATTTGGCATGAAATATTTAACAATATTGTTCTAAATGAAATATAATCAATTCTTTATAGGATTTGGTTTGTAATTTGGTAAGTGCTCGCAAAAATTATGTTTTATTTATATATAGAGTATGAGAATATTTACCATTTTGTTATTATTAATATCCTTTACAGTTTCATTTGCTCAACAATCCGGAAATTCAGTTATTTCGGGAAAAGTAATTGATTATAATCTTAATCTCCCTATTGAGTATGCAAATGTAGTTTTGTATAAGCAGCAAGATTCCTCAATGGTCGATGGCACAATTTCCGATAGTAGTGGAACATTTCAGCTATCAAAAATTCCATATGGGAAATATTATATTGCCGCCAATTTTATTGGATATGAGAAAATGATTACCCCCGATTTGGAATTAAACAAAGAAACTCCATTTATTGATTTAAAAGAATTGAAAATTGTTCAAGCCATTGAAAATATTGAAGGCGTGGAAGTTGTAGGCGAAAAATCTTATGTAGAATACAAAATTGACAAAAAAGTAGTAAATGTAAGTAAGCACGTAAATGCAGCAGGAGGGACCGCAGCAGATGTTCTCGAAAATGTTCCGTCTGTAGTAGTCGATATAGAAGGAAATGTTTCACTACGGGGAAGTTCAAATTTCACAGTTCTAATTGATGGAAAACCAACTGTTATGAGCGGCAACGATTTGTTAAAACAAATTCCGGCAAATGTTATTGAAAATATCGAAATCATTACAAATCCTTCGGCAAAGTACGATCCCGATGGAACTTCCGGGATAATAAACCTTGTAATGAAAAAGGAAAAACGTAATGGTTTTAACGGAATTGTAAACCTTACTGCAGCAACAATGAACAAGTATGGGGGAGATTTTCAACTTAATTTACGCAAAGAAAAAGTCAATTATTTTATTTCTGCAAATTATAACAGAAACACCGGTTTGGCCGAAACAGAAAACTATCGCGAGACATATTTTTCTGACACAACAAGCTATTTAATGGAAAAAACCGATCGTAAAAACACACAACGACCCTGGCGCATAAATTTGGGTGCAGATTATTATTTGAGTGATAAAAATACACTTACTGTTTCGGGAACATATGGTGGTTTTGGCTATTTCCGCGAATTCAATACAAAATATCATTTATGGGATGATGTTTCTTCGTATGATGATTTCTCAATATCTGACAATATTTTTGAAATTGATGGAGTATATTTTTCCGCTTCGGTGAATTTCCAGCACGATTTTGCACAAGATGAACATAAATTTGTAGTTTCTGTAAGTGGTTGGCAGTGGGACGGAAAGGACATTGAAGAATCGAACGAACAAACAACAGATTTTGGATACACTAGTTTGGGATTGCTGTCGAAAATGCGTTCAACCCACAATCCTGTAAGAAATAACTTGAGAGCAAAAGTTGACTATACAAAACCATTTTCGAAAGGGAAACTTGAAGCTGGAATTCAAACTCACATTACCAGCGGGACTTCCAATTTTGTATATGAAAATTTAGATCCGGATTTTAACGACTGGGTTTTCAATTCGCAATATTCCAACGAAATGCTTTTCGATAGAAATCTATATTCTGGATATACTACCTTTTCGAGCCAATTTTTTGGTTTCTCATATCAAGCAGGATTACGAGTAGAATATACCGACAGATTGTTGCACCAAAAAACAACAGATGAAAAATATGATGTAGAAATCTTAAAGTATTATCCTTCCTGTCATATCACGAGACAACTTCCAGCAAATCAGCAAGTACAGCTTTCTTACTCACGAAGAATAAATCGTCCTCAGCCCTGGGAATTAAATCCATTTCCAAACTATAGCGATTCATATAATTTTAGTATGGGAAATCCATTGCTGAAACCGGAAGATATTGATTCATATGAATTTAATTATATGAACCGAATGAAAAAATCGTTTTTATCCTTAGGTTTATTTTATCGACATACCAACAATACTAAACTTTATGCTATTGATATTGATGAAGCCGACCCGAATGTAGTTTTCATCACTTACAAAAATCTTGACAAAACCTACGCTTATGGTACAGAACTTATGTTCAATTATGACCCTTATAAATGGTTAAATATCAATCTTGGCGGAAACCTCTACAAATATAATATAGAAGCAGATATTTACGATCAAAGTATTGATTTGGAAAGCACAAGTTGGGATTCGCGTTTGACTGCAGCTTTTAAAATCTCGTCTGCAACACGTGTTCAACTTACGGGTGTATATGTTAGTCCAGGCATTGAAGGACAAGGTACAAAAGAGGAATATTATGTTGCAAATTTGTCAGTCCGACAC is part of the Bacteroidota bacterium genome and harbors:
- a CDS encoding Dam family site-specific DNA-(adenine-N6)-methyltransferase — its product is MINNTKPFLRWAGGKRWLTKSILDFIPESFNNYHEPFIGGGSIFLFLKNQGLIKGTSYISDFNEDLINAYSVIRENPEKIISKLKTYKNDKEFYYKIRSQKPRSQVSKAVRFIYLNKTSYNGIYRVNNKGEYNVPFGYRKGENLFGFPNLLNLSKLLNDNVLLKNGDFDLVKKNIRANDLIFLDPPYTVAHENNGFIQYNQSIFKWEDQERLAELLKYINSKNAFYILTNASHNSIDELFKNIGKKHIVQRHSTIGGKGASRNRVNEFIFTNI
- a CDS encoding DGQHR domain-containing protein; amino-acid sequence: MNEETRIQLLSKLITEKDIKSSLRLRKNSFNFDSLPINAKKLLENKIKDGWEVDREYKTKIRIKKQKSQDVFFEDKVWQLFASLGFNLLNKDRNLHLPYDRKNLKLTKQIDVFAKDKETILIVECKSAVSNKKGDFKDELEAMKGTIGGLVQTIKDLFPNEKLKFKYIFATQNYALSKHDIERLDILNGVHFDEDAIEYYLNLYKQLGLATRYQLLGSLFYGQEIPEIDNLVPAIRGKMGGHTYYSFSIEPEKLLKIGYVLHRNKANINMMPTYQRLIKKSRLKSVQKFIDEQKGYFPNSIVISIDSGGRRLNFDKANTQVNSTISDVGILHLPKKYRSAYIIDGQHRLYGYAETEYKIKNTIPVVAFVDLDRSEQVKLFMEINENQKSVSKNLRLTLNSDLLWTSSNLMEQQKALSSRIAIYLGETRLSPLFNKISIGEDKKIITSETIVNSLKKGSFLGKVSKSKIEKLGTFYNGDIDNTFESLRKYLLLSFDYLRENLEVLWEEKDNIIIINKGIYAVTRLLSDIVDHLLNEKIIDEKSKPQDIFNETKHYLDPIINFYKNISDEVTENLKSSYGAGGDIKYWRTLQKAVSDKLADFKPIGLEEYLLKEKKEFNTEAFEIIREIEIYFNNDFKEKLFSKFEEEWFDNGVPPKIQDLAVVMAQQKKRETGKKVEPWNCLHIIDYREIAIKNWRDLFEKPYTRPNEKSGSKEAKTKWMVELNRLRNQNFHSYYVTKEEIDFLREIIKWLNNKNEA
- a CDS encoding TonB-dependent receptor; its protein translation is MRIFTILLLLISFTVSFAQQSGNSVISGKVIDYNLNLPIEYANVVLYKQQDSSMVDGTISDSSGTFQLSKIPYGKYYIAANFIGYEKMITPDLELNKETPFIDLKELKIVQAIENIEGVEVVGEKSYVEYKIDKKVVNVSKHVNAAGGTAADVLENVPSVVVDIEGNVSLRGSSNFTVLIDGKPTVMSGNDLLKQIPANVIENIEIITNPSAKYDPDGTSGIINLVMKKEKRNGFNGIVNLTAATMNKYGGDFQLNLRKEKVNYFISANYNRNTGLAETENYRETYFSDTTSYLMEKTDRKNTQRPWRINLGADYYLSDKNTLTVSGTYGGFGYFREFNTKYHLWDDVSSYDDFSISDNIFEIDGVYFSASVNFQHDFAQDEHKFVVSVSGWQWDGKDIEESNEQTTDFGYTSLGLLSKMRSTHNPVRNNLRAKVDYTKPFSKGKLEAGIQTHITSGTSNFVYENLDPDFNDWVFNSQYSNEMLFDRNLYSGYTTFSSQFFGFSYQAGLRVEYTDRLLHQKTTDEKYDVEILKYYPSCHITRQLPANQQVQLSYSRRINRPQPWELNPFPNYSDSYNFSMGNPLLKPEDIDSYEFNYMNRMKKSFLSLGLFYRHTNNTKLYAIDIDEADPNVVFITYKNLDKTYAYGTELMFNYDPYKWLNINLGGNLYKYNIEADIYDQSIDLESTSWDSRLTAAFKISSATRVQLTGVYVSPGIEGQGTKEEYYVANLSVRHDFLERKASVSLNVRDIFATGIYEVETKYEDFYSHFIYKNEAPVIRISLTYRINNYKRRQDSDADSGIGR